Within Deltaproteobacteria bacterium, the genomic segment TCTCCGACGAGCCGTTCCGTACCGGGAGCGACCGCGTGGCTGCCGCCGCGCGGGACCGTCGCGTCGAGCTCGTGCTGAACGTGCAGGGTGACGAGGCGCTGGTTGGCGCGTCGCTCCTCGAAGGGGCGCTCGCCGCTCTCGCGCGAGGTGACCTGGGCACCGTGGCCGTGCCGCTTGGTCACCCGTCGCAGCTCGAGGACCCCGATACGGTGAAGGTGGCCGTGACCGACGGCCGCGCGCACGCGTTCTTTCGCCGTCCCGCGCCTGCGATGGACCCGGGCGCCGCCCCCCTCGTGCACGTCGGCGTCTACGCCTTCACGGCCGAGACGCTCCAGGCTTTCTCGGCCCTGTCCAGCACCTCGGGCGAGCTCGCGCACGGGCTCGAGCAGCTTCGTGCCCTCGAGCGCGGCTGGTCCGTGGGCGTGACGCTCGTGGACGCGGAGGCCGCGTCCGTCAACCGCCCGAGCGATCTGCGCGACCTCGCGCGTTTCATCCCCGACGAGGTCGCTCCGTGAGGAGCGACGAGGAGTAGACCCGTGGCGCAGAAGCCCACCAAGTTCATCTTCGTGACCGGCGGCGTGGTCTCGTCCCTCGGCAAGGGACTCGCGGCGGCGAGCATCGGCGCGCTCCTCGAGAACCGCGGGCTGCGCATCACGATGCAGAAGCTGGACCCCTACATCAACGTGGACCCCGGCACGATGAACCCGCTCCAGCACGGCGAGGTCTTCGTGACCGACGACGGGGCGGAGACGGACCTGGACCTCGGGCACTACGAGCGCTTCACGCACGCTCGCATGTCCAAGCGCAACAACTGCACCACGGGCCAGATCTACTTCGACGTCATCACCCGCGAGCGCCGGGGCGACTACCTCGGCGCGACGGTCCAGGTGGTCCCGCACATCACCGACGCGATCAAGGAACAGATCCTCGGCTGCGCGCAGGACGTGGACCTGCTGATCTGCGAGGTGGGCGGCACCGTCGGCGACATCGAGGGGCTCCCCTTCCTCGAGGCGATCCGGCAGCTCTGCATCGAGCTCGGCCCGCAGAACTGCATCTGCGTGCACCTGACGCTCGTGCCGTACATCGCCGCGGCCGGCGAGCTGAAGACCAAGCCCACGCAGCACAGCGTGCAGAAGCTGCGCGAGATCGGGATCCAGCCGCAGATCCTGCTCTGCCGCACCGAGCACCCGATGCCCAAGGAGCTCAAGCGCAAGATCGGCCTCTTCTGCAGCGTGCCCCCCGACGCCGTCTTCGAGGCGCAGGACGTGGCCTCGATCTACGAGCTCCCGTTGCGCTTCTACGAGGAGGGCGTGGACGACAAGGTGGCCGAGCTCCTCAATATCTGGTCCCGGGCGCCGCGCCTCGAACGCTG encodes:
- a CDS encoding CTP synthase, which gives rise to MAQKPTKFIFVTGGVVSSLGKGLAAASIGALLENRGLRITMQKLDPYINVDPGTMNPLQHGEVFVTDDGAETDLDLGHYERFTHARMSKRNNCTTGQIYFDVITRERRGDYLGATVQVVPHITDAIKEQILGCAQDVDLLICEVGGTVGDIEGLPFLEAIRQLCIELGPQNCICVHLTLVPYIAAAGELKTKPTQHSVQKLREIGIQPQILLCRTEHPMPKELKRKIGLFCSVPPDAVFEAQDVASIYELPLRFYEEGVDDKVAELLNIWSRAPRLERWDSLAERVRNPEHTVTVGVVGKYVDLVESYKSLNEALVHGGIANRAKVIHRYIDSEEVEARGPEALLSDVDAILVPGGFGGRGIEGKILAARYARERGVPFFGICLGLQMAVVEYARHVCGMTGANSTEFDERTAFPVIHLMEQQKNVTGKGGSMRLGAYPCTLVEGSVAGQAYGVLQISERHRHRFEVNNAFRERLQKEGMVFSGLSPDGRLVEMIELPGHPYFVACQFHPEFKSRPTEPHPLFTRFIKAALVHQTRQEDAPRATVEPVTLH
- a CDS encoding NTP transferase domain-containing protein, with product MKVLAVIPARYASSRFPGKALVSVGGEPLVARVARRVLASGVADAVLVATDDARIANAAASTGCEVLLSDEPFRTGSDRVAAAARDRRVELVLNVQGDEALVGASLLEGALAALARGDLGTVAVPLGHPSQLEDPDTVKVAVTDGRAHAFFRRPAPAMDPGAAPLVHVGVYAFTAETLQAFSALSSTSGELAHGLEQLRALERGWSVGVTLVDAEAASVNRPSDLRDLARFIPDEVAP